One genomic region from Methanocaldococcus fervens AG86 encodes:
- the priS gene encoding DNA primase catalytic subunit PriS has translation MNTFAEVQKLYKEYYNFAIKNDILEVPEGIEYREFGYGYLKKVDNRNLSFKNEREYKDWVLKNAPMHLYKSLAYMLYPNKSGGASKKGIFRRELAFDIDVHKTTKCKHDEDWICEHCLEEAKKQTIYLIEEFLIPDFGLDEEDLRIVFSGNRGYHIYIKPKDENIREIIENYSKEDRGFLMDYVLGKNLNLNYIGKSWRRRLIKAIKEKDKRISTKKLEKENNWRKIIENLKSKNKIYNIVEETKNKLELDEKVMDDDIRLLRVINSLHGYTGFIVKQLSDLKDLKKFNPLEDAIFKHFENKYYEIEILDNRKFEIEICGKKYNNKSKKITASALLFLFGHNIKFELL, from the coding sequence ATGAATACTTTTGCCGAGGTTCAAAAATTATACAAAGAATATTACAACTTTGCAATAAAAAACGATATCCTTGAGGTTCCTGAAGGTATTGAATATAGAGAATTTGGATATGGATATTTAAAAAAAGTTGATAATAGAAATCTTTCTTTTAAAAATGAGAGAGAGTATAAAGATTGGGTATTAAAAAACGCTCCAATGCATCTCTATAAGTCCTTAGCTTATATGCTCTACCCAAACAAATCTGGAGGAGCTTCTAAAAAAGGCATTTTTAGGAGAGAGTTGGCATTTGATATAGATGTGCATAAAACAACAAAATGTAAGCATGATGAGGATTGGATTTGTGAACATTGTTTAGAAGAAGCAAAAAAACAAACTATTTATTTAATTGAAGAATTCTTAATTCCAGATTTTGGTTTAGATGAGGAAGATTTAAGGATTGTGTTTAGTGGGAATAGAGGTTACCACATCTACATAAAACCAAAGGATGAAAACATTAGAGAGATTATTGAAAATTATTCAAAAGAGGATAGAGGGTTTTTGATGGATTATGTATTGGGAAAGAATTTAAATTTAAATTATATTGGTAAAAGTTGGAGAAGGAGATTAATAAAAGCTATTAAAGAAAAAGATAAGAGAATATCTACAAAAAAACTTGAAAAGGAAAATAATTGGAGGAAAATCATTGAGAATTTGAAGAGTAAAAATAAAATTTATAATATTGTTGAAGAGACTAAAAACAAACTTGAATTGGATGAAAAGGTTATGGACGATGATATAAGGCTTTTGAGAGTTATAAATTCCTTGCACGGATATACTGGATTCATTGTTAAGCAGTTGAGCGATTTAAAAGACTTAAAAAAATTCAATCCATTGGAAGATGCTATCTTCAAACATTTTGAAAATAAGTATTATGAAATTGAGATATTGGACAATAGAAAATTCGAAATTGAAATATGTGGAAAAAAATACAATAACAAAAGTAAAAAAATAACAGCTTCAGCTTTATTGTTCTTATTTGGGCATAATATCAAATTTGAATTACTATGA
- the mfnF gene encoding (4-{4-[2-(gamma-L-glutamylamino)ethyl]phenoxymethyl}furan-2-yl)methanamine synthase has product MILGIDIGGANTKITEIDGDNYKIHHIYFPMWKKKDELEDLLKNYADNVDYVALVMTAELADCYKTKKEGVEDIINKVENAFNCPIYVFDVNGNFLTSEEAKKNYLDVSASNWNATAKFVSEFIKDSCILVDMGSTTTDIIPIKNKNILAEKTDLDRLMNNQLVYVGTLRTPVSFLTNKIDFRGKLTNLSSEYFAITADISIVLNKIKEEDYSCDTPDNAGKDFESCLTRLARVLCADREIVKDDELIDFANKLYNKLLELIRENVDAISNKYNLNDVVITGLGEEILKDALNGYNIISIKDIYGKDVSLATPSFAVAKLLQKQLNIIKK; this is encoded by the coding sequence ATGATTTTGGGCATAGATATTGGTGGAGCAAATACAAAAATTACAGAGATTGATGGAGATAATTACAAAATACATCACATATATTTCCCTATGTGGAAGAAAAAGGATGAATTAGAGGATTTATTAAAAAATTATGCTGATAATGTTGATTACGTTGCCTTAGTTATGACTGCAGAATTGGCGGACTGCTATAAAACAAAAAAAGAAGGAGTTGAGGATATAATAAATAAAGTTGAAAACGCCTTTAACTGCCCAATATATGTGTTCGATGTTAATGGAAACTTTTTAACATCAGAGGAAGCTAAAAAGAATTATTTGGATGTTTCAGCATCAAATTGGAATGCCACAGCTAAATTTGTTTCAGAATTTATAAAAGATAGCTGTATTTTGGTTGATATGGGCTCTACAACAACTGACATAATTCCAATAAAAAATAAAAATATTTTAGCTGAAAAAACTGATTTAGATAGATTGATGAATAACCAGCTGGTTTATGTAGGAACTTTAAGAACTCCAGTTAGTTTTTTAACAAATAAAATAGATTTTAGAGGAAAATTAACTAATTTATCTTCAGAGTATTTTGCCATTACAGCAGATATTTCAATAGTGTTAAATAAAATTAAAGAAGAAGATTACAGCTGTGACACTCCAGACAATGCTGGAAAAGATTTTGAAAGCTGTTTAACAAGATTGGCAAGGGTTTTATGTGCTGATAGAGAAATTGTTAAAGATGATGAGCTAATAGATTTCGCAAATAAACTTTACAATAAGCTTTTAGAGTTAATTAGGGAAAATGTTGACGCCATTTCAAATAAATACAATTTAAACGATGTTGTTATAACTGGTTTAGGAGAGGAGATTTTAAAAGATGCTTTAAACGGATATAACATAATATCAATAAAAGATATTTATGGAAAAGATGTTTCTTTAGCAACGCCAAGTTTTGCTGTAGCCAAATTATTACAAAAACAATTGAATATTATTAAAAAATAA
- the mmp10 gene encoding methyl coenzyme M reductase-arginine methyltransferase Mmp10 (Mmp10 (methanogenesis marker protein 10) is a cobalamin-requiring radical SAM methyltransferase that creates the methylarginine modification to methyl coenzyme M reductase.), translated as MKEANLLIDLKGEPGINCNGYCKFCYFRKVDKKSPTPFGCRYCQFTVGCDYCTYSVREINGDFIPLPLALMELQSSLLFKRYNKVNITAGGDVSCYPQLEELCRNISNMGLKIHLGYTSGKGFDNVEVAKNLVDYGVDEVTFSVFSTDPKLRKEWMNDKNAETALKCLEYFCENCEVHCAIIVIPGVNDGEKLKKTVSDLVDWGAKAVILMRFANSEEQGLILGNTPIIEGIKTHSVEEFKNIVDEIHNEFGDYVRVTGTPLHDPVAGTPFALAKEENKNILERLKDKINGEATIITGNVAYPFLKKIFDETSVNVVKVNKDIADLITAKDLEKLDLKNVKETVFIPPKAFVHDKVAEEILSRDGVDRIVVRGVEQLTLDGEVSGIYTKEEALKFEIEAFEELIGMINFFGMKKQ; from the coding sequence ATGAAAGAGGCCAATTTATTAATAGATTTAAAAGGAGAGCCGGGAATTAATTGTAATGGATATTGTAAATTCTGCTATTTTAGAAAAGTTGATAAAAAAAGCCCTACACCATTTGGTTGCAGATATTGCCAATTTACAGTTGGTTGTGACTACTGTACATACTCAGTTAGAGAAATAAATGGGGATTTCATTCCATTGCCATTGGCATTAATGGAACTGCAGAGTAGTTTATTATTTAAAAGATATAACAAGGTGAATATCACCGCTGGAGGAGATGTTAGCTGTTACCCCCAATTGGAAGAATTATGTAGGAATATAAGTAACATGGGATTAAAGATTCACCTTGGCTACACTTCAGGAAAGGGATTTGATAATGTAGAGGTTGCAAAAAATTTGGTTGATTATGGTGTTGATGAGGTTACATTTTCAGTTTTTTCGACCGATCCTAAGCTTAGAAAGGAATGGATGAATGATAAAAATGCTGAAACTGCTTTAAAATGCTTAGAATATTTCTGTGAAAATTGTGAGGTTCATTGTGCAATAATTGTCATTCCGGGAGTGAATGATGGTGAAAAATTAAAAAAGACAGTTTCTGATTTGGTTGATTGGGGAGCTAAGGCAGTTATATTAATGAGGTTTGCAAATAGCGAGGAGCAGGGGCTAATTTTAGGAAACACTCCTATAATTGAAGGAATAAAAACACATTCAGTTGAAGAATTCAAAAATATAGTTGATGAGATTCATAATGAGTTTGGAGATTACGTAAGAGTTACTGGAACACCTTTACACGATCCCGTAGCAGGAACTCCATTTGCACTAGCTAAAGAGGAAAATAAAAATATTTTAGAGAGATTAAAAGATAAAATAAATGGGGAGGCAACTATAATTACTGGAAATGTAGCTTATCCTTTTTTAAAGAAAATTTTTGATGAAACGTCGGTAAATGTTGTTAAAGTAAATAAAGATATTGCAGATTTAATAACTGCTAAAGATTTAGAGAAATTGGATTTAAAGAACGTTAAAGAAACAGTATTTATCCCTCCAAAGGCGTTTGTGCATGATAAAGTTGCTGAAGAGATTTTAAGTAGGGATGGGGTAGATAGGATAGTGGTTAGAGGAGTTGAGCAGTTAACTTTGGATGGAGAGGTTAGTGGGATTTATACGAAAGAGGAGGCATTAAAATTTGAAATTGAAGCATTTGAAGAGTTGATTGGGATGATTAACTTCTTTGGAATGAAAAAACAATAA
- the mcrB gene encoding coenzyme-B sulfoethylthiotransferase subunit beta, producing the protein MAKYTDTINLYDEKGNLVEENVPLEAVSPLYNPTIQKLVKDVKRTVAVNLAGIENALRTGQVGGKGCMIKGRELDLPIVENAETIAEYVEKVVRVSEDDDTSIKLINDGKQMAVQIPTRRLDVAAEYSVSVLVTGQALKEAIIRTFDVDMFDAPMVHAAVLGGYPHEVTMKGSNIAALLGSPLSLEGPGYALRNIMANHFAACTKKNVMNAVAFASIMEQTAMFEMGDAVGLFERLHLLGLAYEGLNADNLVIDLVKANGKNGTVGTVVASVVERALEDGVIKEDKKLPSGFTLYKPVDVAKWNAYAAAGLVAAVIVNVGAARAAQGVASTILYYNDILEYETGLPGVDFGRAEGTAVGFSFFSHSIYGGGGPGIFNGNHIVTRHSKGFAIPPVAAAMCLDAGTQMFSVEKTSALVGTVYSAIDEFREPLKYVIQGALEVKDKI; encoded by the coding sequence ATGGCAAAGTATACAGACACAATAAACTTGTACGACGAAAAAGGTAACTTAGTAGAAGAAAATGTTCCATTAGAGGCTGTTAGCCCATTGTACAACCCAACAATCCAGAAGTTAGTAAAAGACGTTAAGAGAACAGTAGCAGTTAACTTAGCAGGTATAGAAAACGCTTTAAGAACTGGGCAAGTTGGTGGAAAAGGTTGCATGATTAAAGGAAGAGAGTTAGATTTACCAATTGTTGAAAACGCTGAAACAATTGCTGAATACGTTGAAAAAGTTGTTAGAGTTTCAGAAGATGACGACACATCAATTAAATTAATCAACGACGGAAAGCAAATGGCTGTCCAAATTCCAACAAGAAGATTAGATGTTGCAGCAGAATACTCTGTCTCTGTTTTAGTTACAGGTCAGGCATTAAAAGAAGCTATTATCAGAACATTTGATGTTGACATGTTCGATGCTCCAATGGTTCATGCAGCTGTTTTAGGTGGATATCCACACGAAGTTACAATGAAAGGTTCAAACATTGCTGCTTTATTAGGTAGCCCATTATCATTAGAAGGTCCAGGATACGCTTTAAGAAACATTATGGCAAACCACTTTGCTGCATGTACAAAGAAAAATGTTATGAACGCAGTTGCATTCGCTTCAATTATGGAACAAACAGCAATGTTTGAAATGGGAGATGCTGTCGGGTTATTTGAAAGACTACACTTGTTAGGTTTAGCATATGAAGGATTAAACGCAGACAATTTGGTAATTGACTTAGTAAAAGCAAACGGTAAGAATGGAACTGTTGGTACAGTAGTAGCTTCAGTTGTTGAAAGAGCTTTAGAAGATGGAGTCATCAAAGAAGATAAGAAATTACCATCAGGATTCACATTATACAAACCAGTTGACGTTGCTAAGTGGAACGCTTACGCAGCTGCTGGTTTAGTTGCTGCAGTTATCGTTAACGTAGGGGCTGCAAGAGCTGCACAAGGTGTCGCATCAACAATCTTATACTACAACGACATCTTAGAGTACGAAACTGGATTACCAGGAGTTGACTTCGGTAGAGCAGAAGGTACAGCAGTTGGTTTCTCATTCTTCAGCCACTCAATCTATGGAGGAGGGGGGCCGGGTATCTTCAACGGAAACCACATCGTTACAAGACACTCAAAAGGATTCGCTATCCCACCAGTTGCAGCTGCAATGTGTTTAGATGCTGGAACCCAGATGTTCTCAGTTGAGAAGACATCAGCATTAGTCGGAACTGTGTATAGTGCAATTGATGAATTCAGAGAACCATTGAAGTATGTCATACAAGGAGCATTAGAAGTTAAAGACAAAATCTAA
- the mcrD gene encoding methyl-coenzyme M reductase operon protein D, which yields MIEVEVFPHRYLKASTTEKFLNKIYDLKTVERVVIHGQPLPKVITYGPARGLPVNHTERKIIHVKGVPMELTVMAGRFWITLSDDSELDKLDAICKEMFPFGYNLKVGKFLKDRPTVTDYLKYGEDGVFLINEMDRRLIGMVDPRSRMANSLTVVEKEEKDE from the coding sequence ATGATTGAAGTTGAAGTCTTCCCACATAGATATTTGAAAGCTTCTACAACCGAAAAATTCCTCAACAAAATATATGACCTAAAGACCGTGGAGAGAGTTGTAATCCACGGTCAGCCCCTCCCCAAAGTTATCACTTATGGACCGGCAAGAGGTCTGCCAGTAAACCACACAGAGAGGAAAATAATACATGTTAAAGGAGTTCCAATGGAGCTAACAGTGATGGCAGGGAGATTCTGGATAACCCTCAGTGATGATAGTGAGTTAGATAAATTAGATGCCATATGCAAAGAAATGTTTCCATTTGGATACAACTTAAAAGTTGGTAAATTCCTAAAAGATAGGCCAACAGTTACTGATTACCTAAAATATGGGGAAGATGGGGTCTTCCTAATAAATGAAATGGATAGAAGATTAATAGGGATGGTTGATCCAAGAAGTAGAATGGCAAACTCCCTTACAGTTGTAGAAAAAGAAGAAAAAGATGAGTAA
- the mcrC gene encoding methyl-coenzyme M reductase I operon protein C, whose amino-acid sequence MPVGRREQIVDCRSVMGLGEGGGLAQRGTFAEALRNDVVVVAMSPGRRHITKPVCEITYGIREAGIQTSVLVLNAGSGIPHDAPRGALGSTFGIKPEEAEQINRHKLCVVHFGNVISHIVYKAELLLKYVKIPTIIVCQAPVDMEDLAKYGIKTRNVMPLEPKTEGMVVDIVTGVIRGESCPQSKIDEIIRKIKLHLNSN is encoded by the coding sequence ATGCCAGTAGGAAGAAGAGAGCAAATCGTTGATTGTAGGTCAGTAATGGGATTAGGAGAAGGAGGAGGATTAGCACAGAGAGGGACGTTTGCAGAGGCTTTGAGGAATGATGTAGTAGTAGTAGCGATGTCACCAGGAAGGAGGCACATAACAAAACCCGTATGTGAAATAACCTATGGAATAAGAGAAGCAGGGATTCAAACAAGCGTTCTTGTATTAAATGCTGGGTCAGGAATTCCACACGATGCTCCAAGAGGAGCTTTAGGATCCACCTTTGGTATCAAGCCAGAAGAGGCTGAACAAATAAATAGGCACAAACTTTGTGTTGTACATTTCGGAAACGTTATTAGCCATATCGTCTATAAAGCTGAGCTCCTCTTAAAATATGTAAAAATTCCAACAATCATTGTCTGTCAAGCTCCTGTAGACATGGAGGATCTTGCCAAATATGGAATAAAGACAAGAAACGTTATGCCTTTGGAGCCTAAAACTGAAGGAATGGTTGTTGATATTGTAACAGGAGTGATTAGAGGAGAATCATGTCCTCAAAGTAAAATTGATGAGATAATAAGAAAAATAAAACTTCACTTAAACTCAAATTGA
- the mcrG gene encoding coenzyme-B sulfoethylthiotransferase subunit gamma, producing MAYKPQFYPGQTKIAQNRRDHMNPDVQLEKLRDIPDDDVVKIMGHRQPGEDYKTVHPPLEEMDLPEDYVRDLVEPINGAKEGHRIRYIQFADSMYFAPAQPYDRARTYMWRFRGVDTGTLSGRQVIEMRESDLEALSKNFLLDTAFFDPARVGIRGATVHGHSLRLDENGLMFDALQRYVYDEKTGHVVYVKDQVGRPLDEPVDVGEPLPEEKLKEITTIYRIDGVPMREDEELLTVVKRIHRARTLGGFLPVEDVFEKL from the coding sequence ATGGCATACAAGCCACAGTTCTACCCAGGTCAGACAAAAATTGCCCAAAATAGAAGAGACCACATGAACCCAGATGTTCAGTTGGAAAAGTTAAGAGACATCCCAGATGATGATGTCGTTAAAATAATGGGACACAGACAACCAGGAGAAGATTACAAGACAGTTCACCCACCATTAGAAGAAATGGACTTACCAGAAGACTACGTAAGAGATTTAGTTGAGCCAATTAACGGAGCTAAAGAAGGACACAGAATTAGATACATCCAGTTTGCTGACTCAATGTACTTCGCTCCAGCTCAGCCATACGATAGAGCAAGAACATACATGTGGAGATTTAGAGGAGTAGATACTGGAACATTATCAGGAAGACAAGTTATCGAGATGAGAGAAAGTGACTTAGAAGCATTATCAAAGAACTTCTTGCTCGATACAGCATTCTTTGACCCAGCAAGAGTTGGTATCAGAGGGGCTACCGTTCACGGGCACTCATTAAGATTGGATGAAAACGGTTTAATGTTTGACGCATTGCAGAGATACGTCTATGACGAAAAAACAGGACACGTCGTTTACGTTAAAGACCAGGTTGGAAGACCATTAGACGAGCCAGTAGACGTTGGAGAACCATTGCCAGAAGAAAAATTAAAAGAAATCACAACAATCTACAGAATTGACGGAGTTCCAATGAGAGAAGACGAAGAGTTATTAACAGTCGTTAAGAGAATCCACAGAGCAAGAACATTAGGTGGATTCTTACCAGTTGAAGATGTCTTTGAGAAACTCTAA
- the mcrA gene encoding coenzyme-B sulfoethylthiotransferase subunit alpha, protein MEAEKRLFLKALKEKFEEDPKEKYTKFYIFGGWRQSARKREFVEVAQKLIEKRGGIPFYNPDIGVPLGQRKLMPYKVSNTDAIVEGDDLHFMNNAAMQQFWDDIRRTVIVGMDTAHAVLEKRLGVEVTPETINEYMETINHALPGGAVVQEHMVEVHPGLVWDCYAKIFTGDDELADEIDKRFLIDINKLFPEEQAEQIKQAIGKRTYQVSRVPTLVGRVCDGGTIARWSAMQIGMSFITAYKLCAGEAAIADFSYAAKHADVIQMASFLPARRARGPNEPGGIFFGVLADIVQTSRVSDDPVEQSLEVVASGAMLYDQIWLGGYMSGGVGFTQYATATYTDDILDDFSYYGYDYITKKYGGCNSVKPTMDVVEDIATEVTLYGLEQYDSFPALLEDHFGGSQRAGVTAAAAGITTALATGNSNAGLNGWYLSQILHKEYHSRLGFYGYDLQDQCGAANSLSFRNDEGSPLELRGPNYPNYAMNVGHQGEYAGITQAAHSARGDAFALNPLIKVAFADPSLVFDFRYPRKEFARGALREFEPAGERDPIIPAH, encoded by the coding sequence ATGGAAGCTGAAAAAAGATTATTCTTAAAAGCATTGAAGGAGAAGTTTGAAGAAGATCCAAAGGAAAAATACACTAAGTTCTACATCTTCGGTGGATGGAGACAGTCAGCAAGAAAAAGAGAATTCGTTGAAGTTGCTCAAAAATTGATTGAGAAGAGAGGAGGAATTCCATTCTACAACCCAGACATTGGGGTTCCATTAGGGCAAAGAAAATTAATGCCTTACAAAGTTTCAAATACAGATGCAATTGTCGAAGGAGACGACTTACACTTCATGAACAACGCTGCAATGCAGCAATTCTGGGATGACATAAGAAGAACAGTTATCGTTGGTATGGATACAGCTCACGCTGTATTAGAGAAGAGGTTAGGGGTTGAAGTTACCCCAGAAACAATCAACGAATACATGGAGACAATTAACCACGCTTTACCAGGAGGGGCTGTTGTTCAGGAGCACATGGTTGAGGTCCACCCAGGATTAGTTTGGGACTGTTACGCTAAGATATTCACAGGAGACGATGAGTTAGCTGATGAAATCGATAAAAGATTCTTAATCGATATCAATAAGTTATTCCCAGAAGAACAAGCTGAACAAATAAAACAGGCAATTGGTAAGAGAACATACCAAGTTTCAAGAGTTCCAACATTAGTTGGTAGAGTTTGTGATGGAGGTACAATAGCAAGATGGAGTGCAATGCAGATTGGAATGTCATTCATTACAGCATACAAGCTCTGTGCTGGGGAGGCTGCTATCGCTGACTTCTCGTACGCAGCTAAGCACGCTGATGTCATTCAAATGGCTTCATTCTTACCAGCAAGAAGAGCAAGAGGGCCAAATGAACCAGGAGGTATCTTTTTCGGAGTCTTGGCAGATATCGTTCAAACATCAAGAGTTTCAGATGACCCAGTTGAGCAGTCATTAGAGGTTGTTGCTTCAGGAGCAATGTTGTATGACCAAATCTGGTTAGGAGGATACATGTCTGGAGGAGTAGGATTTACTCAGTATGCTACAGCAACCTATACAGATGACATCTTGGATGACTTCTCATACTATGGATATGACTACATAACCAAAAAATATGGTGGATGCAACAGCGTAAAACCAACAATGGATGTTGTTGAAGATATAGCAACAGAAGTTACCTTATACGGTTTAGAGCAGTATGATAGCTTCCCAGCTTTATTAGAAGACCACTTTGGAGGTTCGCAAAGAGCAGGGGTTACAGCAGCTGCAGCAGGTATTACAACAGCATTAGCTACTGGAAACTCAAACGCTGGACTTAACGGATGGTATTTAAGCCAGATATTACATAAAGAATACCACAGCAGATTAGGATTCTATGGATACGACTTGCAAGATCAGTGTGGAGCTGCAAACTCTTTATCCTTCAGAAACGATGAAGGTTCGCCATTAGAATTGAGAGGACCTAACTATCCAAACTACGCAATGAACGTCGGTCACCAAGGAGAATATGCAGGAATTACACAGGCAGCTCACTCAGCAAGAGGGGATGCGTTTGCATTGAACCCATTAATTAAAGTTGCATTCGCAGACCCATCATTAGTCTTCGACTTCAGATACCCAAGAAAAGAATTCGCAAGAGGTGCATTAAGAGAATTCGAACCTGCTGGAGAAAGAGACCCAATCATTCCAGCTCACTAA
- the mtrE gene encoding tetrahydromethanopterin S-methyltransferase subunit E, with protein MDATLIALGALALSGALATIAGCAEDLESDVGSQSNPNSQVQLAPQMGNIHRYFNKAISGEPVAYGLYVAVAGSVAYAIMQLGVTPLLAMVLGAGVAALVHGAYAISAYLGRIVGQSKNFGQPVYWDIVMSHIGPIVGHGFIAVFCMVLMAYLANTVLGNPFPLPLIALIFGITVGAIGSSTGDVHYGAEREYQKYPFGGGVPVANHGDIDVKAEYGLRNGMDSSYFCSRLGGPLTGLCFGLIVFLDGWRGVIGDVLQGGNVISASTISVVIGLIIVALLAIANRKVEVFARNKYGPYTK; from the coding sequence ATGGATGCAACACTAATAGCCCTTGGGGCTTTAGCGTTAAGTGGTGCATTAGCTACAATTGCCGGATGTGCAGAAGATTTAGAATCTGATGTAGGTTCCCAGTCAAACCCAAACTCACAGGTTCAGTTAGCCCCACAGATGGGGAATATTCACAGATACTTTAACAAAGCTATATCTGGAGAGCCTGTAGCTTATGGTTTATATGTCGCAGTAGCTGGATCAGTTGCTTACGCTATTATGCAGTTGGGAGTAACTCCACTTTTAGCAATGGTCTTAGGAGCTGGTGTTGCTGCCCTTGTTCATGGAGCTTACGCTATTTCAGCATACCTCGGAAGAATTGTAGGGCAGTCAAAGAACTTCGGTCAACCAGTTTACTGGGATATTGTAATGAGCCACATAGGACCAATTGTTGGACATGGTTTTATCGCTGTCTTTTGTATGGTTTTAATGGCTTACTTAGCTAACACTGTATTAGGAAACCCATTCCCATTGCCATTGATTGCATTGATATTTGGAATTACTGTTGGGGCAATTGGTTCATCAACTGGAGACGTTCACTATGGTGCTGAAAGAGAATACCAGAAATATCCATTTGGAGGAGGAGTTCCTGTTGCTAACCATGGAGATATAGATGTTAAAGCAGAATATGGTTTAAGAAACGGAATGGATTCATCATACTTCTGTTCAAGATTGGGAGGTCCATTAACTGGATTATGTTTTGGTCTAATCGTCTTCTTAGACGGTTGGAGAGGAGTTATTGGAGACGTATTACAGGGAGGAAATGTTATTTCAGCATCAACCATCTCAGTGGTTATAGGTTTAATAATCGTAGCCCTCTTAGCTATAGCAAACAGAAAAGTTGAGGTCTTTGCAAGAAACAAATACGGTCCATATACAAAGTAA
- the mtrD gene encoding tetrahydromethanopterin S-methyltransferase subunit D, with translation MDASLLISLAEITIAGAIINASVHFVPVGGAPAAMATSTGVGTGTTQLAAGAGFTGLMAAAVMASKVGIDGLGFLLILLSGAVGSMIMLGVTMLVGQLIYVFGVGVVPAADKCEVDPITKDPQKPYVTPGTTGHGVPTVCYVSGLIGAALGGIGGALAYIALITLGFSAGIAGMLAIGFFFINAVLASYNIGGTIEGFHDPKFKKMPNGVIAAFVASLLCGIVAVAMAL, from the coding sequence ATGGATGCAAGTTTGTTAATTTCATTAGCTGAAATAACTATTGCAGGAGCAATAATTAACGCAAGTGTTCACTTTGTCCCTGTCGGAGGGGCTCCAGCAGCGATGGCAACATCTACTGGGGTAGGTACCGGTACAACCCAGTTAGCAGCAGGGGCAGGTTTCACAGGATTAATGGCTGCTGCAGTAATGGCATCAAAAGTAGGAATTGATGGTTTAGGATTCTTGTTAATCTTATTATCAGGGGCTGTTGGTTCAATGATCATGCTTGGAGTAACAATGTTAGTTGGGCAGTTAATTTATGTGTTTGGAGTTGGTGTAGTTCCAGCTGCAGATAAATGTGAAGTTGATCCAATAACAAAAGATCCTCAAAAACCTTATGTTACACCAGGAACTACAGGACACGGAGTTCCAACCGTTTGTTACGTTAGTGGTTTAATAGGAGCTGCTTTAGGAGGAATTGGAGGAGCTTTAGCTTACATTGCATTGATAACCCTTGGATTCTCTGCAGGAATTGCAGGAATGTTAGCAATTGGTTTCTTCTTTATTAACGCAGTTCTTGCATCATACAACATCGGAGGTACCATTGAAGGTTTCCACGATCCAAAATTCAAGAAAATGCCAAATGGAGTCATTGCAGCATTCGTAGCTTCACTACTTTGTGGAATAGTTGCAGTAGCAATGGCATTATAA